Proteins found in one Sporosarcina sp. FSL K6-3457 genomic segment:
- a CDS encoding sporulation histidine kinase inhibitor Sda: protein MSKLPDDLLIKSYTTAKASNLNPLFIYLLEVEMNRRSLFSQIQKSS, encoded by the coding sequence ATGAGTAAACTACCCGATGACTTGCTTATTAAATCCTACACGACAGCAAAAGCTTCCAACCTCAATCCCCTTTTTATTTATTTATTAGAAGTTGAAATGAACCGGAGATCTCTATTTTCTCAAATCCAAAAATCTTCTTGA
- a CDS encoding BglG family transcription antiterminator, producing the protein MQLDSRSRSLFEELMSNPSTTSKGLEKKYGVTRRQLGYSFEKINDWLQAKNLPIIERTRQGYFIVDHSIISNYSSEKIVASSEMNIISETQRVYTIILMLLSKQEELSLLHFTSELDVSKNTVLSDLNEARKLVNDYDLVIRYSRRDGYLLEGEEFTIRRLLINIIYKVLEMPNGKVRILELANVKVAELEDLKNRLEKIENKLSLKFTDEKVETLPFTLLLVLRRVKTSVMQKSFSIQYEELSGTKEYQATEEILFDLEEIPMQERLFITLHLLTANVYWSETVVEEDFPNLVQVLEEMLRLFEKSTAIYLQNRKQLLNKMLLHMKPAYYRIKYQLTEVNEFGYTLIQSRYKELHHLVSQSTKPLADLIGRDIPENETAYLTMLIGGWLRKQGDSLQEKVKVIVVCPKGVSVSRLMFGELRELFPEFIFLDSLSVREFYDYDLEYDIVFSPMFLETEKKLFLASSFLEREEKNRLRKQVMLDLQGYIPFEVNIVDIIEIVKKHAVIENESLLENELYEYVNRNDREPIISRELEPAAANLNDLITPNNITLKKSVGSWEEAVRISAKPIVESGHIEPKYVDAIIQQGEEDPYIIIAPHVAIPHAAPDEGVNDVSMSLLRLQEGVRFGEDYLIHLIVIIAAKDKQQHFRALMQLMKLASSANDRQAIINAQSIEDVYDIIKSYSIDQ; encoded by the coding sequence ATGCAGCTTGATAGTCGAAGTCGCTCGCTATTTGAAGAATTAATGAGTAATCCAAGCACTACAAGCAAAGGGTTAGAAAAGAAATATGGCGTCACTCGTAGGCAGCTAGGATATAGTTTTGAGAAAATCAATGACTGGCTGCAAGCTAAAAATCTTCCAATCATTGAACGAACTAGACAAGGATATTTTATAGTTGATCACTCGATTATTTCAAACTATAGCAGCGAGAAAATCGTAGCTTCATCAGAAATGAACATCATATCTGAAACACAGCGTGTGTATACGATTATACTGATGCTCCTTAGCAAGCAAGAAGAACTTTCCCTTCTACATTTTACAAGTGAATTAGATGTTAGTAAGAATACAGTTTTGAGTGATTTAAATGAAGCACGTAAATTGGTGAATGACTATGATTTAGTGATTCGTTACTCACGGAGAGATGGTTATTTGTTAGAGGGTGAAGAGTTCACCATTCGAAGACTCTTAATCAATATCATCTATAAGGTATTGGAAATGCCCAATGGCAAGGTGCGAATTTTAGAATTAGCGAATGTAAAAGTAGCGGAACTAGAGGATTTAAAAAATCGACTTGAAAAAATAGAGAATAAACTTAGCTTGAAATTTACTGATGAAAAAGTAGAAACGTTACCATTCACTCTTTTACTGGTGTTACGCAGAGTTAAAACAAGTGTGATGCAGAAATCATTCTCTATTCAATATGAGGAATTATCGGGTACAAAAGAATATCAAGCAACCGAGGAGATTCTATTTGATCTTGAAGAAATCCCTATGCAGGAACGATTGTTCATCACATTACATCTTTTGACAGCGAATGTCTATTGGTCAGAAACAGTAGTGGAAGAAGACTTTCCGAATTTGGTCCAAGTGTTGGAAGAGATGCTGCGTTTATTTGAAAAGAGCACAGCTATTTACTTACAGAACCGGAAGCAATTATTGAATAAGATGTTACTGCACATGAAGCCTGCCTACTATAGGATAAAATATCAACTGACAGAGGTGAATGAGTTTGGATATACACTCATTCAAAGTAGATACAAAGAATTGCATCATCTCGTTAGTCAATCGACAAAGCCGCTCGCGGATTTGATTGGTCGGGATATCCCCGAAAATGAAACGGCATATTTAACAATGCTAATCGGCGGTTGGCTACGAAAACAGGGGGATAGCCTTCAAGAGAAAGTCAAGGTGATTGTTGTCTGCCCGAAAGGTGTTTCCGTTTCGCGTTTGATGTTTGGCGAGTTGCGGGAATTGTTTCCGGAATTTATATTTTTGGATTCATTATCGGTCCGGGAGTTTTACGACTATGATCTTGAGTATGACATCGTATTCTCTCCTATGTTCTTAGAGACAGAGAAAAAATTATTTCTCGCCAGCTCATTTCTTGAACGAGAAGAAAAGAATCGCTTACGAAAACAGGTCATGCTTGATTTACAGGGTTACATTCCTTTTGAAGTAAATATAGTGGACATCATTGAAATTGTGAAAAAACATGCAGTGATTGAAAACGAATCGTTGCTAGAAAACGAATTGTATGAGTATGTCAATCGCAATGATAGAGAACCAATCATCAGTCGCGAATTGGAGCCTGCTGCCGCCAATTTAAATGATTTAATCACACCTAACAATATAACGTTGAAAAAATCGGTTGGATCATGGGAGGAAGCGGTACGGATAAGTGCCAAGCCGATTGTGGAAAGTGGTCATATTGAGCCCAAATATGTGGATGCAATTATCCAGCAAGGTGAGGAAGATCCGTATATTATCATTGCACCACATGTGGCCATTCCACATGCGGCTCCCGATGAAGGAGTAAACGATGTGTCGATGAGTTTACTCAGATTGCAAGAGGGTGTTCGGTTCGGAGAAGATTATCTGATTCATTTAATTGTAATTATCGCCGCCAAAGATAAGCAACAACATTTTCGGGCGCTTATGCAACTGATGAAGTTGGCGAGTTCTGCCAATGATCGACAGGCAATTATCAATGCGCAATCCATTGAAGATGTTTATGACATTATCAAGAGTTATTCAATAGATCAATAA
- a CDS encoding polysaccharide deacetylase family protein has protein sequence MKKLFVLLLLSIMAFPTFTEASAMKSIKITEATAVFNESQKVAVFEKGTSHTVMKESDRYYYTVIGSDEVKFSKKKAQVTKDEPVNWKGTHPVRAKTSAQVQIVDRPTTKAAVIGQIQPNMTIQVQRLKGNYFPIIMGGKTGYIHKDQLKIEAGIPVLMYHDILRNKTDNNTSTLEIEKFKEQMDYLKKNGWTTITPKQLENWVTKKSTLPKKSVLITFDDGYQSTIDLAYPILKAHGFQATSFLITSRINRPNTVSELGMIQTQDVYSYQNHTHEFHMYNSYTNMSLLQQESEAAIFNDLEQANSSIEEILGHDHRVTALAYPYGKRSPQAIRALKSAGMTSGYTIDEGNVFQGDSLFELKRQRIHSSMTLIDFADKLEGM, from the coding sequence TTGAAAAAATTATTCGTACTACTATTGTTATCCATCATGGCATTTCCGACTTTCACCGAGGCCTCTGCCATGAAATCGATTAAAATCACCGAAGCAACAGCCGTTTTTAATGAAAGTCAAAAGGTGGCCGTCTTTGAAAAAGGCACTTCACATACGGTGATGAAGGAATCGGATCGCTATTATTACACAGTGATTGGCAGTGATGAGGTTAAATTTTCAAAGAAAAAAGCACAAGTGACAAAGGATGAACCCGTAAACTGGAAGGGTACACATCCAGTCAGGGCGAAGACATCTGCCCAAGTACAAATTGTAGATCGTCCAACAACAAAGGCGGCCGTCATTGGACAAATTCAACCAAATATGACCATTCAAGTCCAGCGGTTAAAGGGTAACTATTTTCCTATCATCATGGGTGGTAAAACGGGGTACATACATAAGGATCAGCTGAAGATTGAAGCTGGTATTCCCGTCTTGATGTATCATGATATTTTGCGCAACAAAACAGACAACAATACATCTACCTTGGAAATTGAAAAGTTCAAAGAACAAATGGACTATTTGAAGAAAAATGGTTGGACAACGATTACTCCAAAGCAATTGGAAAACTGGGTAACCAAAAAGTCAACACTACCTAAAAAATCGGTCCTCATCACATTCGATGACGGCTATCAATCGACCATCGACTTGGCTTATCCCATTTTAAAAGCACATGGCTTCCAAGCAACATCATTCCTGATTACCAGTCGCATCAACCGACCAAACACCGTATCAGAGCTAGGCATGATTCAAACACAGGACGTCTATTCCTATCAAAACCATACACACGAATTCCATATGTACAATTCCTATACAAATATGAGCCTTCTCCAACAGGAATCGGAGGCTGCAATCTTTAATGATCTTGAACAAGCAAACAGCTCAATTGAGGAGATTCTTGGCCATGACCATCGGGTGACGGCACTCGCCTATCCATATGGTAAACGAAGTCCCCAAGCAATCCGTGCACTAAAATCCGCTGGAATGACAAGCGGCTATACGATTGACGAAGGCAACGTGTTTCAAGGCGACTCTCTGTTTGAATTAAAACGGCAGCGCATCCATTCCAGTATGACATTGATAGATTTTGCAGATAAGCTAGAAGGTATGTAA
- a CDS encoding MATE family efflux transporter, whose protein sequence is MEKEQTLNRLDTDSVGKSFVRYLIPSMVGMLLMAINIVADGIMVGNRLGPTALAGVGIAGPVYTLFVAMSLWIGIGAATRYSAAMGAKKPGEARVIFSHAIIAIFAFTMIIGLCAYYFKTEIAYFLGANADTFPYVMEYMNVLLLFGFVFTVENTLSILVRNDGSPNLAMVALITSAVVNIGLNYIFLFVLDYGVTGAAVATIIGAFVGLIILSTHFFRKKSNLRFVRFQFNQKLFVLIIIIGFPSFLAEVGISVFTISHNITFEHMAGTAGVSAFTILNYVHSVMLLLFLGMGSAIQPLISYYKGAKDEVRMKKTVRMAIGTAVGAGVFFFLIGLFASGPIVSLFGDFPEEVMALAIPGIKLFFIAYIFMGTNFVMMTYYQSIGQIRMAIWITASREIVILLILLMILPRLFGLTGVWLAIPLSELIVLVTIFYYHRKWNS, encoded by the coding sequence ATGGAAAAAGAACAAACTTTAAATCGTTTGGATACTGATAGTGTTGGTAAATCGTTTGTGAGGTATTTAATTCCGTCGATGGTTGGGATGCTACTGATGGCTATCAATATTGTGGCCGATGGAATTATGGTTGGTAACCGCTTGGGGCCGACTGCCCTTGCTGGAGTAGGTATTGCAGGACCTGTTTATACCTTGTTTGTAGCGATGTCGCTGTGGATTGGAATTGGCGCGGCGACTCGGTATTCAGCGGCGATGGGTGCTAAAAAACCAGGCGAGGCGCGTGTCATATTTTCACATGCTATTATTGCTATATTTGCCTTCACAATGATTATTGGTTTATGTGCCTATTATTTCAAGACAGAAATTGCTTATTTTTTAGGGGCAAATGCTGATACGTTTCCTTATGTTATGGAGTATATGAATGTTCTATTGCTGTTTGGATTTGTTTTCACGGTTGAAAATACGCTCAGTATATTAGTTCGAAATGATGGAAGCCCGAATTTAGCGATGGTTGCTTTAATCACTTCAGCTGTTGTGAATATCGGGTTGAATTATATTTTCTTATTCGTGCTCGATTATGGTGTGACGGGGGCGGCAGTAGCGACAATTATCGGCGCATTTGTTGGACTTATTATATTGAGTACACATTTCTTCCGTAAGAAAAGTAACCTACGTTTCGTTCGCTTCCAGTTCAATCAGAAACTGTTCGTGCTCATTATCATTATTGGTTTCCCCAGTTTTCTTGCAGAAGTCGGGATTTCAGTCTTCACTATTTCGCATAATATTACGTTCGAACATATGGCGGGAACTGCCGGCGTGTCTGCATTTACTATTTTAAACTATGTCCATAGTGTCATGTTGCTGTTGTTTTTAGGTATGGGGTCAGCCATTCAACCGCTCATTAGTTATTATAAGGGTGCAAAAGATGAAGTAAGGATGAAAAAGACCGTACGAATGGCGATTGGAACCGCGGTTGGGGCTGGTGTGTTTTTCTTCCTTATTGGACTATTTGCATCGGGTCCAATTGTCAGCCTGTTTGGCGATTTTCCAGAAGAAGTAATGGCACTTGCAATTCCAGGCATTAAGCTATTTTTCATCGCCTATATTTTCATGGGTACCAATTTTGTCATGATGACGTATTACCAATCTATCGGACAAATTCGTATGGCGATATGGATTACAGCATCAAGGGAAATTGTTATTTTACTCATTTTACTGATGATTCTCCCGCGCTTATTTGGTTTGACGGGTGTGTGGTTGGCGATACCACTATCCGAGCTGATTGTGCTGGTGACGATATTTTATTATCACAGAAAGTGGAATAGTTAA
- a CDS encoding S41 family peptidase, with protein sequence MKKNSRWLLPLFTMLFVLLPFVASASAEPLDDMRQFIRDYYVDDVPESVLMKDTAQEITKHLDPYSVYMSAQEYQGFVNGIEQRIIGIGVVLEEDAKGIRVTSVIPKGPAERAGIQPGDIITHVEGQSLIGKSVQTAVSWIGGAENTVVAITLERHGQQTPLTLRIKREVITIANVESTMLGGNIGYIRLNSFATESAKEINDAIRSLPGAEGWIVDLRNNGGGYITVAQEITGFFPKAVGAFQLREKNGQPITYKAISQTSKLSAPTHLLMNEYSASASEMVAAAVKEQKLATIYGQTSYGKGTMQSMFDFRDGSVLKLTTARFYSPGGQAVDKVGVKPDVLTKKEAELEASHRAQLIRKWKGYKALPKLSNVPVTKKLKVEMNVAMNWHNLDKAAIQLIQLGGEESSVTIEIIDDRTVTVIPTKPLVSGESYVLAVHPRWKGTNNHSMKQGIYVDITVK encoded by the coding sequence TTGAAGAAAAATAGTAGATGGCTACTGCCGTTATTTACGATGTTATTCGTATTATTACCATTTGTAGCATCGGCGTCAGCAGAACCGCTGGATGACATGCGTCAATTCATCCGTGATTATTATGTCGATGATGTGCCAGAATCGGTATTGATGAAAGATACGGCGCAAGAGATTACTAAGCATTTAGATCCCTATTCTGTCTATATGAGCGCGCAGGAATATCAAGGCTTTGTCAATGGAATTGAGCAACGAATTATTGGAATTGGTGTTGTGCTTGAAGAAGATGCGAAGGGAATTAGGGTAACATCTGTTATTCCAAAAGGACCAGCAGAACGGGCGGGCATTCAGCCGGGGGATATCATTACACATGTTGAGGGGCAGAGCCTTATAGGCAAGTCTGTTCAGACAGCAGTATCTTGGATTGGTGGGGCAGAAAATACAGTCGTAGCGATTACACTTGAAAGGCATGGTCAACAAACGCCACTCACCCTGCGTATTAAGCGCGAAGTCATTACGATAGCGAATGTGGAATCGACAATGCTTGGAGGCAATATTGGCTATATTCGTTTGAATAGTTTTGCGACGGAATCTGCCAAAGAGATTAATGATGCGATTCGATCACTGCCCGGTGCAGAGGGATGGATTGTTGACTTACGGAATAATGGTGGAGGTTATATAACGGTTGCGCAGGAAATAACGGGATTCTTCCCGAAGGCAGTTGGGGCTTTTCAATTACGAGAAAAGAATGGTCAGCCAATCACCTATAAAGCAATATCTCAAACTAGTAAATTGTCAGCACCCACTCATTTGTTGATGAACGAATATAGTGCGAGCGCTTCTGAGATGGTTGCGGCGGCAGTGAAGGAGCAAAAGCTAGCTACTATCTATGGTCAAACAAGCTACGGTAAAGGTACGATGCAATCGATGTTCGACTTTAGGGACGGTAGTGTGTTGAAATTGACGACTGCCAGGTTTTATTCTCCGGGGGGGCAGGCTGTGGATAAAGTCGGTGTGAAGCCGGATGTACTCACGAAAAAAGAAGCGGAGCTGGAAGCATCCCATCGTGCTCAATTAATCAGAAAGTGGAAGGGCTATAAAGCGCTACCGAAACTGTCCAATGTCCCCGTAACAAAGAAACTCAAAGTTGAAATGAATGTAGCGATGAATTGGCATAATCTCGACAAAGCCGCCATCCAGCTCATTCAATTAGGCGGAGAAGAAAGCTCAGTAACAATCGAAATAATAGATGATCGAACAGTAACGGTCATTCCAACAAAGCCGTTGGTATCAGGTGAGTCATACGTGCTCGCTGTCCATCCACGTTGGAAAGGGACCAATAATCATTCGATGAAACAAGGGATCTATGTAGATATAACAGTGAAATAA